The following are encoded in a window of Flavobacterium sp. WC2421 genomic DNA:
- the rimK gene encoding 30S ribosomal protein S6--L-glutamate ligase gives MPLNKVILGSEEWCSFPELGIPTIKARVDSGAKTSALHAINIAPFIKNESNWVRFDINPIQNNLKTVIHCEAPLIDKRIVKSSSGFREQRYVIQTNLQIGESTWPIEMTLTNRDSMGFRMLLGREAMSGRVLVDPEQKYLLGQPTSEALKELYVNAEKAPTGLRIGVLASNPELYSNKRIMEAGEMRGHEMHFLNIKECYMRLDAQTPEIHYRGGIILNQFDAIIPRIRPSITFYGCALTRQFEALKVFCLNSASAITQSRDKLYSLQLLLNSGIGIPTTGFANSPLDTNDLIKMVGGSPLIVKLLEGTQGKGVVLAETKKAAESVINAFKSVNANILVQEFIKEADGKDIRCFVIDGKVVASIQREAMPGEFRANIHLGGTATVIKATSEEKRIAIKAAKAMDLKVAGVDIIRSAKGPLLLEVNSSPGLEGIEGATNKDIAGEMIKAIEKNFKIK, from the coding sequence ATGCCTCTAAATAAAGTAATACTAGGGAGTGAGGAATGGTGTTCTTTTCCTGAATTAGGAATCCCCACGATTAAAGCACGTGTAGATTCGGGCGCAAAAACATCGGCTCTACATGCAATAAATATTGCTCCTTTCATAAAAAACGAATCCAATTGGGTACGATTTGACATAAATCCTATTCAAAACAACCTTAAGACCGTTATTCATTGCGAAGCTCCTTTAATCGACAAAAGAATAGTCAAAAGCTCTAGTGGATTTAGAGAACAACGGTATGTAATTCAAACTAATTTACAAATTGGAGAATCAACATGGCCTATCGAAATGACATTGACCAACAGAGATTCAATGGGGTTTCGAATGCTTTTGGGTAGAGAAGCCATGAGTGGTCGAGTCCTTGTTGATCCAGAGCAAAAATACCTTTTAGGTCAACCCACTTCAGAAGCACTAAAAGAATTATATGTAAATGCTGAAAAAGCACCAACAGGTCTCCGCATTGGTGTCTTGGCCAGTAATCCTGAATTATACTCTAACAAACGTATCATGGAAGCGGGTGAAATGCGTGGTCACGAAATGCATTTTTTAAACATTAAAGAATGTTATATGAGACTAGACGCTCAAACTCCCGAAATTCATTATAGAGGTGGTATCATTTTAAATCAATTTGACGCTATTATTCCAAGAATAAGACCAAGTATCACTTTTTATGGTTGCGCTTTAACTAGGCAATTTGAAGCATTAAAAGTATTTTGCTTAAATTCTGCAAGCGCTATTACACAATCTCGCGACAAGTTATATTCCCTCCAATTATTATTAAATAGCGGTATTGGTATTCCTACTACTGGATTTGCGAATTCTCCATTAGATACAAATGATTTAATAAAAATGGTAGGTGGTTCTCCATTAATTGTAAAGTTATTAGAAGGAACTCAAGGAAAAGGAGTTGTACTCGCTGAAACAAAAAAAGCGGCAGAAAGTGTTATTAATGCATTTAAAAGTGTAAATGCCAATATTTTAGTTCAAGAGTTTATCAAAGAAGCCGATGGAAAAGACATTCGCTGTTTTGTGATCGACGGAAAAGTAGTCGCTTCTATTCAACGTGAAGCTATGCCAGGTGAATTTAGAGCGAACATACACCTTGGCGGAACAGCCACAGTAATAAAAGCAACTTCTGAAGAAAAACGCATAGCCATAAAAGCGGCAAAAGCGATGGACTTAAAAGTAGCAGGTGTAGATATTATTCGTTCTGCAAAAGGGCCATTACTATTAGAAGTAAATTCTTCTCCAGGACTTGAAGGAATCGAAGGCGCCACAAACAAAGATATCGCAGGCGAAATGATTAAAGCCATCGAGAAGAATTTTAAGATAAAATAA
- a CDS encoding DUF421 domain-containing protein yields the protein MNPYLDIVIRSATVYFFMVIALRIFGKKELSQLNTADVILILLISNSVQNAMVGNNTSLYGGLVAATILFGINFILKKLMFKYQKFNNFFIEKPEILIHNGTLEFKTLSKLNITSEELREAMREHGVEHFKDVKLSMLEIDGNISIITGNINLKQSLYKRKKKVKKTIH from the coding sequence GTGAATCCTTATCTTGACATAGTCATTCGAAGTGCAACTGTATATTTTTTTATGGTGATTGCTTTGCGCATCTTTGGTAAGAAAGAATTGTCACAGCTCAATACAGCCGATGTTATTTTGATATTACTAATTAGTAATTCGGTTCAAAATGCAATGGTTGGGAACAACACGAGTCTTTACGGAGGCTTAGTTGCTGCGACAATTTTATTTGGCATCAATTTTATTTTAAAAAAGTTAATGTTCAAATATCAAAAATTCAATAATTTCTTTATAGAAAAGCCTGAGATTTTAATTCACAATGGAACATTAGAATTTAAAACTTTAAGTAAGTTAAACATCACCTCTGAAGAATTGAGAGAAGCAATGAGAGAACATGGAGTGGAGCATTTTAAGGACGTGAAATTATCAATGTTAGAGATTGATGGCAACATTAGTATTATTACTGGCAATATCAATTTGAAACAGAGTCTTTATAAAAGAAAGAAAAAAGTAAAAAAAACAATCCACTAG
- a CDS encoding anion permease has product MFTLLIVIIVLALIFDYINGFHDAANAIATVVATKVLSPFQAVVWAAFFNFLAYWVFGLGVANTVAKTADSSQINLTVILAGVVAAIIWNLITWWQGIPSSSSHTLIGGFAGAAIAHAIAVHGFSDYVIVEDGVEHIKHWYNIVSWYKAGKDGGMPSGVVIIIAFIVLAPLLGAVMSYFISIWLLNASKKSLLPKLFTLALMIGSVLFVYNQMVPFEKIENPRFATSVFWSIVFESHNIKWFLVAFIIISISIFALVFSSLNLHRADAVLKKMQLLSSAAFSLGHGGNDSQKVMGIIAAAVAVYIKTSGVDIVSLPEWLQVVLPNDEKGIKGVMPEWIPLACYTAIAIGTLSGGWKIVKTMGSKITKVTSFEGVAAETAGALTLYFTEHFKVPVSTTHTITGSIIGVGLTKRISAVRWGVTVSLLWAWVLTIPVSGLLAGLVYYILRLFI; this is encoded by the coding sequence ATGTTTACTCTACTAATAGTTATTATAGTATTGGCCTTGATTTTTGATTACATCAATGGTTTTCACGATGCCGCAAATGCCATTGCTACCGTAGTTGCAACCAAAGTTCTTTCCCCATTTCAAGCAGTTGTATGGGCTGCTTTTTTTAATTTCTTAGCGTACTGGGTTTTTGGTTTAGGTGTTGCTAATACTGTTGCAAAAACGGCTGATTCTAGCCAGATTAACTTGACCGTAATTCTTGCGGGAGTTGTTGCGGCCATCATCTGGAATCTAATTACTTGGTGGCAAGGGATACCTTCTAGTTCCTCTCATACTTTGATTGGAGGTTTTGCTGGAGCGGCTATTGCTCATGCCATTGCTGTACACGGATTTTCTGATTATGTTATCGTTGAAGACGGAGTAGAACACATCAAGCATTGGTATAATATTGTAAGTTGGTACAAAGCAGGTAAAGATGGAGGGATGCCTTCAGGTGTCGTTATTATCATTGCATTTATTGTATTGGCACCTCTTTTAGGAGCTGTCATGTCGTATTTTATTTCTATTTGGTTACTCAATGCCTCAAAGAAGAGTTTGTTGCCTAAATTGTTTACATTAGCATTAATGATAGGCTCTGTTTTATTTGTTTATAACCAAATGGTACCCTTCGAAAAAATAGAAAACCCAAGATTTGCAACTTCTGTTTTTTGGAGTATAGTATTTGAATCACACAATATAAAGTGGTTTTTAGTAGCTTTTATAATCATATCGATATCCATTTTCGCTTTAGTATTTAGTAGTTTAAATTTACATAGAGCGGATGCGGTTTTGAAAAAAATGCAGTTGTTGTCTTCGGCAGCTTTTAGTTTAGGACATGGAGGAAATGATTCGCAAAAAGTAATGGGAATTATTGCAGCAGCAGTAGCTGTTTATATTAAGACCAGCGGTGTTGATATTGTAAGTCTTCCTGAATGGTTGCAAGTGGTTTTGCCAAATGATGAAAAAGGAATTAAAGGAGTAATGCCAGAATGGATTCCATTGGCTTGTTATACTGCTATTGCTATAGGAACTTTAAGTGGTGGCTGGAAAATTGTAAAAACAATGGGGTCAAAAATCACTAAAGTAACATCATTTGAAGGAGTTGCTGCAGAAACTGCTGGAGCTTTGACACTTTATTTTACGGAGCATTTTAAAGTTCCAGTAAGTACAACTCATACTATAACGGGTTCGATAATAGGGGTAGGTTTGACTAAACGTATTTCGGCTGTTCGTTGGGGTGTAACGGTAAGTTTGTTATGGGCATGGGTTTTAACTATTCCGGTTTCAGGATTATTGGCAGGGTTAGTATATTATATTCTAAGATTGTTTATATAA